The Candidatus Neomarinimicrobiota bacterium region GAGCGAAGGGAAGAAGAGAGTTATCAAAACTTGGTCAAGACAGTGCGTAATCACGCCCGAATTTGTGGGTCATACGCTGGCGGTCCATAACGGCAAGCACTTTATGCCGGTCTTCATTTCCGAGAACATGGTTGGACACAAGCTCGGGGAGTTTGCCCCTACCAGAACGTTCAGAGCGCATTCTGGAGACAGGAAGAAGATCTAGAGATGGAGTCGAGAGCTGAAGCGCGATCTATTCGTCAATCTGCGTCAAAGGTACGGAAAGTCCTGGAAACAGTACGGGGACAGGATGTTGAGACGGCTCTCAGCATTCTCCATTTCACTCCGTTAAAAGCGTCCGTAGTCATTGAGAAGACCATCCATTCTGCCGTGTCGAACATTTTACAGACTGAAGAGGGGAAAACTCTCGAGCCGGGAAATCTCTTCATCAAGGAGGCTTTCGTGGATGCAGGGCCAACCATGAAAAGATTTCGCCCTGCTGCGATGGGGAGAGCCTCGAGAATCCTCAAGAGGACAAGTCATTTGACAATCGTTTTGGGTGACAGCGCCAGCTAACCAGGCATAGCATGGGGCAGAAGACACATCCCACCGGTTTTCGACTGGGCATCAACAAGCCCTGGAGTTCGAACTGGTTCGCAAATCGAGAATTCGCCGACCTCGTGGCTGAAGACATTAAGTTGAGAAAATACGTGTTCAAGCGCCTACCGAACGCAGGGGTATCCAGGATCGATATTGACCGTACGTCAAGGATGGTTACCCTCACTATCCATACCTCTCGTCCAGGAATAGTCATCGGGAAAGGGGGAGAGGAGGTTGACCGGTTGAAGGAAGAGATTAAGAGACTGACGGATAGAGAGACTCAGGTGAATGTATCGGAAATCAAGCGTCCGGAGCTGGATGCCTATCTTGTGGGCGAGAATATCGCCCATCAACTCACGAGGAAGATCAATTATCGTCGAGCGGTCAAGAAGGCTATCCAGTCGGCGATGAGAATGGGGTCGGAGGGTATCAGAATACGAGTAGCCGGCCGCCTGGGGGGAGCGGAAATTGCCCGGTCGCAGACGTTTCATGAGGGAAAGGTTCCTCTTCAGACGCTTCGTTCTGATATCGATTTCGCCATTGCCGAGGCTCGTACCACTTATGGCAAAATCGGCATCAAGGTGTGGATTTGCAGTGGGGAGATACCCACCTGATGCTAGAGCCTGGAAAAGTGAAATGGCGCAAACACCATCGCGGGAGGCGAAAGGGCCTTGCCACGAGAGGGAATCACGTTGTTTATGGCAGCTATGGCCTGAAGACGACTGAACCCGGTTGGATTACCGCGCGTCAGATTGAAGCTGCACGTGTGGCCATCATTCGCAGGATCAGAAAGCACGGCAGGATGTGGATTCGAATTTTTCCCGACAAACCGGTGACCAAGAAGCCGGCAGAAGTTCGCATGGGCAAGGGCAAGGGACCCCCTGACCATTGGGTGGCGGTGGTGAAACCGGGTCGAGTCCTTTTTGAGATCGAAGGGGTGGACAGAGATCTCGCAGCGGAGGCTTTCAGAATCGCGGGATTCAAGCTCCCGGTAAGGACAAGACTTACGGAAAGACGGGAATCGGGGAGCTAGGGGTGAAACGGGAAGAACTGCGACAGATTTCCGAGGACGAGCTGAGATCCAGACTGGTTCAGGATCTGGAAGAGCTGGAAAACCTTCGGTTTCAGAAGGCGCTCCAGCAGCTGGAGAATCCTTTGAGAATTCGTCATTTGAGAAGAGAAATAGCGCAGATCAAGACCATTCTCCGGGAGATTCAACTGAGTATCAGGCAACCGGGGGGTGGGGAATAGTGCCGCATGAATGCTAGAGGAAAGAAGCAGGTCCTCGAGGGACGCGTCGTCAGCGACAAAATGGAGAAGACAGTCCTGGTGGAGGTTTTCCGCCGTTTTCGCCATCCCGTATACGGGAAGTATGTCAGAAAGAAGAAAAAATATGCGGCTCATGTTGAAAACCAAGAGTGTCGTGCAGGAGATACAGTGAGGATCATTTCTTCCCGCCCAATTAGCAAGCGGAAGCGGTGGCGCGTCATAGAAGTGATCAGAAAAGCCAAGGGAAGCTAGCAACAACACAAACCATCTTGAGAATACGTAATGATTCAGACGGAAACTCGGCTGAAAGTGGCAGACAATACGGGCGCAAAAGAAGTGTTATGCTTCAAAGTACTTGGAGGGACGCGCCGTCGTTATGCCACGTTGGGGGACACGGTGGTTGTGACAGTAAAGCAGGCGATGGCGGGAGGCATGGTTAAGAAAGGGGACATTTCGAGGGCGGTGATTGTAAGAACGAGGAAAGAAGTACGGAGGATTGACGGTTCTTATGTCCGATTCGATGATAACGCCGCAGTTCTGCTCACGGAAAAAGGGGAACCGCTGGGGACGAGAATATTCGGGCCCGTGGCCCGGGAGTTGAGAGACAAGGGGTATATGAAGATCGTGTCCATGGCCCCAGAGGTGATATAAGATGCATATCAAGAAAGGAGACACAATCGTCGTGATCTCCGGGGATAGCCGCGGTAAGAAGGGGAAAGTGCTGAGGATTTCGCCAGAGAACAATCGTCTGATTGTTGAGGGAGTGAATTTTGTGAAGCGTCACACGAAAGCGTCACAGCAGAATCCGCAGGGAGGCATCATAGAGAAGGAGGCCCCCATCCACATTTCAAATGTGATGCTTTTTGTTGACGGTGTTCGAACTCGTTCCGCGAAACGATTTCTGGATACGGGAAGAAAAGTTCGAGTGTCAAGGAAAACCGGAGAAGACATCGATTCATAGGTAGAATTGTGGCAAGCGAGAGAGGGAACG contains the following coding sequences:
- the rplX gene encoding 50S ribosomal protein L24, with protein sequence MHIKKGDTIVVISGDSRGKKGKVLRISPENNRLIVEGVNFVKRHTKASQQNPQGGIIEKEAPIHISNVMLFVDGVRTRSAKRFLDTGRKVRVSRKTGEDIDS
- the rpmC gene encoding 50S ribosomal protein L29 produces the protein MKREELRQISEDELRSRLVQDLEELENLRFQKALQQLENPLRIRHLRREIAQIKTILREIQLSIRQPGGGE
- the rplN gene encoding 50S ribosomal protein L14 is translated as MIQTETRLKVADNTGAKEVLCFKVLGGTRRRYATLGDTVVVTVKQAMAGGMVKKGDISRAVIVRTRKEVRRIDGSYVRFDDNAAVLLTEKGEPLGTRIFGPVARELRDKGYMKIVSMAPEVI
- the rplP gene encoding 50S ribosomal protein L16, producing MLEPGKVKWRKHHRGRRKGLATRGNHVVYGSYGLKTTEPGWITARQIEAARVAIIRRIRKHGRMWIRIFPDKPVTKKPAEVRMGKGKGPPDHWVAVVKPGRVLFEIEGVDRDLAAEAFRIAGFKLPVRTRLTERRESGS
- the rpsQ gene encoding 30S ribosomal protein S17; this encodes MNARGKKQVLEGRVVSDKMEKTVLVEVFRRFRHPVYGKYVRKKKKYAAHVENQECRAGDTVRIISSRPISKRKRWRVIEVIRKAKGS
- the rplV gene encoding 50S ribosomal protein L22 gives rise to the protein MESRAEARSIRQSASKVRKVLETVRGQDVETALSILHFTPLKASVVIEKTIHSAVSNILQTEEGKTLEPGNLFIKEAFVDAGPTMKRFRPAAMGRASRILKRTSHLTIVLGDSAS
- the rpsS gene encoding 30S ribosomal protein S19; the encoded protein is MSRSLKKGPSVDEKLLKKIEKMSEGKKRVIKTWSRQCVITPEFVGHTLAVHNGKHFMPVFISENMVGHKLGEFAPTRTFRAHSGDRKKI
- the rpsC gene encoding 30S ribosomal protein S3, whose protein sequence is MGQKTHPTGFRLGINKPWSSNWFANREFADLVAEDIKLRKYVFKRLPNAGVSRIDIDRTSRMVTLTIHTSRPGIVIGKGGEEVDRLKEEIKRLTDRETQVNVSEIKRPELDAYLVGENIAHQLTRKINYRRAVKKAIQSAMRMGSEGIRIRVAGRLGGAEIARSQTFHEGKVPLQTLRSDIDFAIAEARTTYGKIGIKVWICSGEIPT